Genomic DNA from Roseburia intestinalis L1-82:
TTTTGCGCGTATTGACCAGGAACGAAGGGTAACCGCAGATGGAATGCTGATAACTGGATTATTTATAAAAATGCATAGATAAAAAAGTTAAAAGCGAAATCCCTGTTAATGTTTACGATACTAGACAAAACAGAAGCCGAAAGATTATAATAGGCAGTATGGTGTGCAGACAGCACATGTAAATATTAATAAGGAAGAAAGAGGTAACCGTATGTACATAATACAGTTTATCAGAGGATTTTGTATGGCACTTGCAGACAGTGTCCCGGGAGTATCCGGTGGAACCGTGGCATTTCTGCTTGGGTTTTACGATCAGTTTATCGACTCGATCGATGATCTGATCACCGGAAATATGGAAAAAAAGAAAACAGCGTTTTTCTTTCTGATCAAGCTCGGTATCGGCTGGGTAACAGGAATGGTTCTTGCGATTCTGATCCTTGCAAATGTTTTTGAATCCCATATTTATGCGATCAGTTCATTATTTATCGGATTTATAATTTTTGCAATTCCGATTGTAGTCCGTGAAGAATTGGACACACTAAAAGGGAAATATGCATATTGCCCGTTTGTACTGGTTGGGGCAGCCATTGTGTGTGCCATCACCTATTTTAATCCGGTTGGCGGCGGAAACAGTGTAAATCTGGAACATCTGACAGTCACAACAGGAATTTATGTATTCATAGCAGGCGCAGTTGCAATCTGCGCAATGGTGCTTCCTGGTATTTCCGGTTCCACACTGCTTTTAATTATGGGACTTTACCTGCCGATCGTGACGGCGATTAAAGATATCCTGCATTTAAACTTAAAAAGTTTTCCGACAGTATTCGTATTCGGATGTGGTGTGTTAGTCGGTATTTTCAGTATTGTAAAGCTGATCCGTAAGGCATTAGAGCGTTTTCGGGCGCAGATGATCTTTCTGATCGTCGGACTGATGCTTGGTTCTATTTATGCTGTGATCATGGGCCCAACAACACTGGATACCCCACAGCCTGCAATGACGATCCACAATTTTTCCATCCTGTTCTTTATCATAGGTGGGGTAGTGATCTTTGGTTTGCAGCAGATGAAAAAAATTAAAAAATAAACATTTGAGGGCAGTGTGAAAATAAGATTTTCACACTCAAGTTTGTGCTTACGCCCAAACTTGTCATGCGTAAAGTGCAGCGTAAAAATGGAGAATACTATGAAAAAGTTACTGGTTTATTTAAAAGACTATAAAAAGGAAAGTGTATTAGGTCCGCTTTTTAAACTGCTCGAGGCAACCTTTGAACTGATCGTGCCGCTGGTTATGGCGGCAATCATTGATACTGGTGTTGCGACCGGGGACAAGTCCTATATTATGAAAATGTGTATGGTGCTGGTACTGCTTGCAGTGATCGGTCTGACCTGCTCGATCACCGCACAGTATTTCGCGGCAAAGGCGGCAGTCGGGTTTGCAACAAAACTGCGCCATGCGCTGTTTGCACACATTGAGAGCCTCTCTTTTACAGAGATGGATACTGTTGGAACGGCAACACTGATCACGAGAATGACAAGTGATGTCAATCAGGTGCAGAACGGCGTGAACCTTGTGCTGCGTCTGTTTCTGCGTTCCCCGTTTATCGTGTTCGGCGCAATGGTCATGGCATTTACCATCGATGTCAAAGCGGCACTGGTGTTTGTCGTTACGATCCCGCTTCTTTCCATAATCGTATTCGGTATCATGCTGATCAGTATTCCGCTTT
This window encodes:
- a CDS encoding DUF368 domain-containing protein, whose product is MYIIQFIRGFCMALADSVPGVSGGTVAFLLGFYDQFIDSIDDLITGNMEKKKTAFFFLIKLGIGWVTGMVLAILILANVFESHIYAISSLFIGFIIFAIPIVVREELDTLKGKYAYCPFVLVGAAIVCAITYFNPVGGGNSVNLEHLTVTTGIYVFIAGAVAICAMVLPGISGSTLLLIMGLYLPIVTAIKDILHLNLKSFPTVFVFGCGVLVGIFSIVKLIRKALERFRAQMIFLIVGLMLGSIYAVIMGPTTLDTPQPAMTIHNFSILFFIIGGVVIFGLQQMKKIKK